A single region of the Kwoniella botswanensis chromosome 1, complete sequence genome encodes:
- a CDS encoding signal recognition particle protein SRP54 has protein sequence MVLADLGARLHGALNQLSRASVVDDRVIDALLKELCAALLEADVNVKLVSQLRTKVKAKVKKSLDEAEKAGGREANKKNVVQKAVFDELVALVDPGTEPYKPVKGKTNVLMAVGIQGAGKTTTCTKLAVHYARKGMKTGLVCADTFRAGAFDQLKQNATKAKIPFYGSYTETDPVAIASLGVEKFRKERFDVIIVDTSGRHKQESELFEEMVAISSAVSPDMTIMVLDASIGQAAEGQSRAFKDSADFGAIIVTKLDGHAKGGGAISAVAATKTPIIFLGTGEHLHDLEKFNPQPFVSKLLGMGDMQGLVEHMQDIARSNPDRQKDLAKKLEQGKFTIRDWKDQLSNIMSMGSLSKIASMIPGMPAGMLGEGGEEEAGAKLKRMIYITDAMRQDELDSDGLIFVSFDKAGNPIGLNRRAKRVARGSGTSVREVEELLAQARMMAGMAKQAGGANGWMSAMQKMQAAAGNKPLGPNGQPSPAQIEAMRKAMPPEMMRKLRAAGPQGAQKMMQEMMGGMGGMGGPGGMDMGSMMRSMMGGGGPGGGGMPDMSQMGEMMKNMGMGGGGMPDMSQLMKMMGRG, from the exons ATGGTATTAGCAGACCTAGGAGCGAGGCTACACGGAGCTTTGAATCAGTTATCAAGGGCGTCGGTGGTGGATGATCGT GTCATAGACGCTTTACTCAAGGAGCTATGTGCAGCATTACTGGAAGCAGATGTCAATGTTAAGCTGGTCTCTCAGCTACGTACGAAGGTGAAAGCTAAG gtgaagaagagtttagatgaagctgagaaggcaggaggaagggaagcGAACAAGAAGAATGTAGTTCAGAAG GCTGTATTCGATGAGCTTGTAGCATTGGTAGATCCCGGTACCGAACCTTACAAGCCCGTCAAGGGCAAGACAAACGTATTGATGGCGGTAGGTATACAAGGTGCAGGTAAAACTACTACATGTACGAAACTGGCTGTACACTACGCTAGGAAAGGAATGAAGACTGGTTTGGTATGTGCGGATACGTTCAGAGCGGGTGCTTTTGATCAGTTGAAACA AAATGCAACGAAAGCGAAGATACCTTTCTATGGAAGTTACACTGAAACGGATCCAGTGGCGATCGCTTCACTGGGTGTAGAGAAATTCAGAAAGG AACGATTCGACGTGATCATAGTGGATACCTCAGGACGACATAAACAGGAGTCAGAATTGTTCGAAGAGATGGTAGCGATTTCATCGGCGGTCAGTCCAGATATGACGATCATGGTGTTAGACGCTTCGATAGGTCAGGCGGCAGAAGGTCAAAGTAGAGCGTTCAAGGACTCAGCGGATTTCGGAGCAATAATAGTAACCAAATTGGATGGTCACGCtaaaggtggtggtgctaTCTCAGC TGTCGCGGCGACGAAGACGCCAATTATATTCTTGGGTACTGGAGAGCATCTACATGATCTGGAGAAATTCAACCCGCAGCCTTTCGTTTCGAAGTTATTGGGTATGGGCGACATGCAAGGATTGGTTGAACATAT GCAAGATATAGCGCGATCTAATCCCGATCGACAGAAAGATCTAGCAAAGAAATTGGAGCAAGGTAAATTCACTATAAGGGATTGGAAAGATCAACTATCGAATATAATGTCGATGGGATCCTTATCGAAGATCGCTTCGATGATACCTGGTATGCCTGCTGGGATGTTGGGTGAAggcggtgaagaagaagccgGAGCGAAATTGAAAAGGATGATTTATATAACGGATGCTATGAGGCAGGACGAGTTGGATTCGGATGGATTGATCTTC GTGAGCTTCGATAAAGCTGGGAACCCAATAGGATTGAACCGACGTGCGAAACGAGTAGCAAGAGGAAGTGGAACGAGTGTAcgagaggtggaagaattACTAGCTCAAGCGAGAATGATGGCTGGTATGGCCAAACAGGCTGGTGGCGCCAATGGCTGGATGTCGGCGATGCAGAAGATGCAAGCTGCTGCTGGTAATAAACCTTTGGGACCCAATGGTCAACCTTCTCCCGCACAAATTGAGGCTATGCGA AAAGCGATGCCTCCTGAAATGATGCGAAAATTGCGTGCTGCCGGTCCTCAGGGTGCTCAGAAGATGATGCAGGAGATGATGGGGGGTATGGGAGGAATGGGTGGTCCTGGAGGAATGGATATGGGATCGATGATGCGAAGTATGATGGGAGGTGGGGGACccggaggaggtggaatgCCTGATATGAGTCAAATGggtgaaatgatgaagaatatggGAATGGGTGGGGGAGGTATGCCTG ATATGAGtcagttgatgaagatgatgggaagaggaTAA